One Persicobacter psychrovividus DNA window includes the following coding sequences:
- the purH gene encoding bifunctional phosphoribosylaminoimidazolecarboxamide formyltransferase/IMP cyclohydrolase, whose amino-acid sequence MSVKKIKSALISVFYKDNLEPIIKLLKDQGVTIYSTGGTQKFIEEQGAEVIPVEDLTSYPSILGGRVKTLHPKIFGGILNRRDNDTDQSQIAEFEIPEIDLVIVDLYPFEETVASGAAAEAIIEKIDIGGISLIRAAAKNFKDVTIVASRAQYGELEQVLTDHEGGTTMADRRRFAAQAFAVSSHYDSAIFNYFNQDETLPAFRVSENESRTLRYGENPHQKGEFFGAFNAMFDQLHGKEISYNNLVDIDAAVSLVEEFKGETAFAILKHTNACGCATAETVKDAYLKAFAADTISAFGGVLCTNGSVDLAAAEEINKLFCEVLIAPSYSEEALELLKSKKNRILLVQKQPLTTTKMFKNCLNGVIVQDRDLKTDAIEDLTLATKKAVSEEEKKALIFASKICKHTKSNAIVLAAEGQLFATGVGQTSRVDALRQAIEKAKSFKFDLSKAVLASDAFFPFADCVEIARAEGIKTVIQPGGSVRDKDSVAYCDENDMAMVFTGVRHFKH is encoded by the coding sequence ATGTCAGTAAAAAAAATCAAATCGGCACTGATCTCTGTTTTCTACAAAGATAATTTAGAACCAATTATCAAATTGTTGAAAGACCAAGGCGTTACGATCTACTCTACCGGAGGCACGCAAAAGTTCATTGAAGAGCAAGGCGCTGAAGTGATTCCTGTGGAAGACTTGACAAGTTACCCGTCGATTTTGGGTGGTCGTGTGAAAACACTTCACCCGAAAATTTTTGGAGGTATCCTGAACCGTCGTGATAACGATACCGACCAGTCGCAAATTGCGGAATTCGAGATCCCTGAGATCGACTTAGTCATCGTGGATTTGTATCCTTTTGAAGAAACAGTAGCTTCAGGTGCTGCGGCAGAGGCGATTATCGAGAAAATTGACATCGGTGGTATTTCTTTGATCCGTGCGGCGGCAAAGAATTTCAAGGATGTTACAATTGTGGCTTCAAGAGCGCAATATGGTGAATTGGAGCAGGTATTGACAGACCACGAGGGCGGTACAACAATGGCTGACCGTCGTCGTTTTGCAGCTCAGGCATTTGCGGTATCTTCTCATTATGACAGTGCCATTTTCAACTATTTCAACCAGGACGAAACTTTACCAGCTTTCCGCGTAAGCGAAAACGAAAGCCGTACGCTTCGTTATGGTGAAAACCCTCATCAAAAAGGGGAGTTTTTCGGTGCATTCAATGCAATGTTCGACCAACTGCATGGCAAGGAGATTTCTTACAACAACTTGGTGGATATCGATGCAGCGGTATCGTTGGTAGAAGAATTTAAGGGTGAAACCGCTTTTGCGATTCTGAAACATACCAATGCTTGTGGTTGTGCCACAGCTGAAACCGTTAAAGATGCTTATTTGAAAGCCTTCGCTGCAGATACAATCTCTGCTTTTGGTGGCGTGCTTTGTACCAATGGAAGTGTAGATTTGGCTGCCGCAGAAGAAATCAACAAACTTTTCTGCGAGGTATTGATTGCCCCTTCTTACTCTGAGGAGGCTTTGGAACTTTTGAAATCAAAGAAAAACCGTATTCTTTTGGTGCAGAAGCAGCCGTTAACCACTACAAAAATGTTTAAAAACTGTCTGAATGGTGTAATTGTTCAGGATAGAGATTTGAAAACAGATGCGATTGAAGATTTAACTTTGGCGACCAAAAAAGCGGTTTCTGAAGAAGAAAAGAAAGCGTTGATCTTCGCATCGAAAATTTGTAAACATACCAAATCCAATGCGATTGTGTTGGCTGCTGAAGGGCAATTGTTTGCAACTGGTGTTGGCCAAACTTCCCGCGTGGATGCATTGCGCCAGGCGATTGAAAAAGCAAAATCGTTCAAATTTGACTTGTCGAAAGCGGTGCTGGCCTCTGATGCCTTCTTCCCATTTGCCGACTGTGTAGAGATTGCCCGTGCAGAGGGAATCAAAACGGTTATTCAGCCAGGTGGTTCTGTTCGCGATAAAGACTCTGTTGCTTATTGCGATGAAAACGACATGGCAATGGTCTTCACGGGTGTTCGTCATTTCAAACACTAA
- the purN gene encoding phosphoribosylglycinamide formyltransferase, translating to MKKIAIFASGSGSNAQKIAEHFQDHPSITVSLILCNNPSAYCLTRAENLGIPSYVFDRPTFRDASKMMAVLQENEIDFIVLAGFLWLVPPYLVEAYPNRILNIHPALLPKFGGKGMYGMNVHQAVVEAQEKETGITIHYVNERYDEGATVFQATVAVESTDSPEQVAEKIHALEYAHFPAVIQQVVEEI from the coding sequence ATGAAAAAGATCGCAATTTTTGCTTCCGGAAGCGGAAGTAATGCACAAAAGATCGCGGAGCATTTCCAAGATCACCCAAGCATAACAGTAAGCCTGATATTATGTAATAATCCTTCAGCTTACTGCTTGACGCGCGCAGAAAACCTGGGGATTCCTTCCTATGTTTTCGATCGCCCGACTTTCAGGGATGCCTCAAAAATGATGGCCGTTCTTCAGGAAAATGAAATCGACTTTATTGTGTTAGCGGGTTTTTTATGGCTCGTTCCGCCTTATCTGGTGGAGGCTTACCCGAACAGAATACTGAATATTCACCCTGCGCTATTGCCTAAATTTGGCGGTAAAGGGATGTACGGCATGAACGTGCACCAGGCCGTTGTGGAAGCGCAGGAAAAGGAAACCGGCATCACGATTCATTATGTGAACGAACGCTACGATGAAGGCGCGACGGTTTTCCAGGCTACTGTAGCGGTTGAATCTACGGATAGCCCTGAGCAGGTGGCTGAAAAAATCCACGCGTTAGAATATGCACACTTTCCTGCAGTGATTCAGCAGGTGGTGGAAGAAATATAA
- a CDS encoding BamA/TamA family outer membrane protein — protein MRKQFYITLVLYTLMVLVFSACGASRYLAEGQYVLNRHQVKGNDSFKEDDLLRWAKAKPNSKTLFLPFNYYVTMYERGVHSYDSAAYEAQKQRIISKYDTKLAKLKPNSRKYNKTLDKKRAKVEKQDVKIREGNFWMRNGEPLAVFDSSKVEASAEAIEALYHARGYFSAQVNYNVKYRERLASVTYNVSEGTPHRLDTVKLVTTDANITALLKEHRAESKLKKGTIYAQSKLSDERTRIDDLLKNHGYFEFSKEYVSFQVDTLTKPGFYSVETQISNPDDGGAHKVYTLDSVTFTTDASVQGLEKARIQRSVSGIVFSSEDHRMSDKVLSRRVFIRPGDPYSKDKTLQTQQQLANMDMFRFVNVNYDTLGGKMVAHIFTNPLDLYQTSYEAGMNVTQGIPGPVFNLGVKNRNTFGGLEVLELNGGYSMEGVQTINNEGLSKIDISQQWRANLSLTFPQFLFPMKESQRLRFGYLNPRTKLTLGYGTVDRPDYFKSNINTSFDYVWKGRKGNQFKFTPFEVAFINSSLSDKFREDLEELAKQGNNLINSYLPSVVTTTNFSAIFNFNRDVNNPDRGAYLQVFLESGGLLFGNVLKPLYDQNNLESYRYFKYSFDFRKYVTLNRQKTARFAYRLKFGMAVAYGDNKQLPSERYFFAGGSSSNRGWVPRRLGPGYFVPVPGTNYDQPGEMILETNFEYRQKLFGFFESALFVDAGNVWTLGFNQGGSSAVTPSEGTTLPDENNRNVAGKFQFNSFLQQLGVTVGAGLRLDFDFMLIRFDVGVRAFDPARPDGHYFVLPDLRWSDFKFLNSGNNQVLLNIGIGYPF, from the coding sequence TTGCGAAAGCAGTTTTATATAACCCTTGTACTCTACACCTTAATGGTGCTCGTTTTCTCGGCCTGTGGCGCCTCTCGTTATTTGGCAGAGGGGCAATATGTGCTCAACAGGCATCAGGTCAAAGGTAATGATTCTTTTAAAGAAGACGATCTTTTACGTTGGGCAAAAGCAAAGCCAAACAGCAAAACCTTGTTTTTGCCGTTCAATTATTACGTTACAATGTACGAACGGGGAGTGCATAGCTATGATTCTGCCGCCTATGAAGCACAAAAGCAGCGCATCATTTCAAAGTATGATACCAAGCTGGCCAAGCTTAAACCCAACAGCAGGAAGTACAACAAAACCCTGGATAAAAAGCGTGCCAAGGTAGAAAAACAGGACGTGAAGATTCGAGAGGGGAACTTCTGGATGAGGAATGGTGAACCATTGGCGGTTTTCGACAGCAGTAAAGTGGAGGCTTCAGCAGAAGCGATTGAGGCACTTTACCATGCGCGGGGTTATTTTTCTGCTCAGGTGAATTACAATGTCAAGTACCGCGAACGGTTGGCCAGTGTTACCTACAACGTGTCTGAAGGCACTCCACATCGGTTGGATACGGTAAAGCTCGTTACCACCGATGCCAATATCACAGCATTGCTTAAAGAACATCGGGCGGAGTCCAAGCTGAAGAAAGGCACCATCTACGCACAGTCGAAATTGAGCGATGAACGTACCCGGATTGATGATTTGCTGAAAAATCATGGCTATTTTGAATTCAGTAAGGAATATGTCAGCTTTCAGGTGGACACCCTCACAAAGCCGGGCTTTTACTCTGTGGAAACACAAATCAGTAACCCTGACGATGGCGGGGCACATAAAGTCTATACCCTCGATTCGGTGACCTTTACAACCGATGCTTCGGTGCAGGGACTGGAAAAAGCCCGTATTCAGCGATCGGTTTCCGGCATAGTTTTTAGCTCTGAAGATCATCGAATGTCTGATAAGGTACTCTCCCGAAGGGTATTTATTCGCCCAGGCGACCCTTACAGTAAAGATAAAACCCTGCAAACACAGCAGCAACTTGCCAATATGGACATGTTCCGTTTTGTCAATGTTAATTATGATACCCTTGGCGGAAAGATGGTGGCGCACATTTTCACCAATCCCCTTGACCTCTACCAAACCAGTTATGAGGCCGGTATGAACGTAACGCAGGGAATTCCAGGGCCAGTATTCAACCTTGGGGTGAAAAACAGAAATACCTTCGGGGGGCTCGAGGTTTTGGAGCTTAACGGAGGGTATTCCATGGAAGGGGTGCAGACGATCAATAATGAAGGCTTGTCGAAAATTGATATCAGCCAGCAGTGGCGCGCCAACTTATCGTTGACCTTCCCGCAGTTCCTCTTTCCCATGAAAGAGTCGCAAAGGTTGCGCTTCGGTTATTTAAACCCCAGAACCAAGCTGACTCTCGGTTATGGTACGGTGGATCGTCCGGATTATTTCAAGAGTAATATTAACACCTCTTTCGATTATGTATGGAAAGGCCGTAAGGGGAATCAGTTTAAATTTACCCCTTTTGAGGTGGCATTCATCAACTCCTCCCTGAGTGATAAGTTCCGGGAAGACCTCGAAGAGCTGGCCAAGCAGGGGAACAACCTGATCAATTCTTACCTGCCTTCTGTGGTAACAACCACCAATTTCTCTGCGATTTTCAATTTTAACCGTGATGTCAACAATCCCGATCGGGGGGCATATTTACAGGTGTTTTTGGAAAGTGGCGGACTGCTTTTTGGAAACGTCCTCAAGCCGTTGTATGACCAAAACAATCTGGAGTCTTACCGCTATTTTAAATACTCCTTTGATTTCAGAAAATACGTTACCCTCAACCGTCAGAAGACGGCGAGGTTTGCCTATCGGCTGAAGTTTGGGATGGCCGTGGCCTACGGAGACAACAAGCAATTACCTTCCGAGCGGTATTTCTTTGCCGGTGGTAGCAGCTCTAACCGTGGGTGGGTGCCGCGCAGGCTTGGGCCGGGTTATTTTGTGCCCGTTCCCGGAACCAATTACGACCAACCGGGCGAGATGATACTGGAAACCAACTTTGAGTATCGTCAGAAGCTGTTCGGCTTTTTTGAAAGCGCATTGTTTGTTGATGCCGGTAACGTATGGACGCTGGGCTTCAACCAGGGCGGCAGCAGTGCGGTAACACCTTCCGAAGGAACAACCCTGCCCGATGAGAACAACCGAAATGTGGCGGGTAAATTTCAGTTCAATTCATTCCTGCAACAGTTGGGGGTAACGGTAGGGGCCGGCCTTCGCCTTGACTTTGATTTTATGCTGATCCGTTTTGATGTCGGTGTCCGGGCATTTGACCCTGCCCGCCCTGATGGCCACTATTTCGTTTTGCCGGATTTACGATGGAGCGACTTCAAATTTTTGAACAGTGGCAACAATCAGGTGCTGCTCAATATCGGAATTGGTTACCCGTTCTAA
- a CDS encoding RNA methyltransferase, with translation MMYKELSKRISKLIKSLQIKKYRKQEHSFFVEGAKNTEEILSTGYKVTVLVGTADYLDSIAELIAKHPEMEVFVADEKQLGALGTFATNNAAIAVAEQKDFEQPSLDEQEFALVLDDVRDPGNLGTIIRIADWYGIKKIIASPNTADFHNPKVLNASMGSFSRVSIHYTALPEFLAAQQAPIYGALLEGDNIYNERFDQGGFVIMGNESIGISDAVKPFITHQIHIPRIGGAESLNVAIATAVICDNIRRP, from the coding sequence ATGATGTATAAGGAACTATCCAAAAGGATCTCAAAATTGATCAAATCCCTGCAAATAAAAAAGTACAGGAAACAAGAACATTCATTTTTTGTCGAAGGTGCGAAAAATACAGAAGAAATTCTATCAACAGGCTATAAAGTAACGGTTTTGGTGGGTACTGCCGATTACCTTGACAGTATTGCGGAACTGATCGCCAAGCACCCGGAAATGGAAGTTTTTGTGGCTGATGAAAAACAGCTCGGGGCCTTGGGTACATTCGCTACCAACAATGCTGCTATTGCGGTGGCGGAACAGAAAGATTTTGAACAGCCTTCACTCGATGAGCAGGAATTTGCCCTCGTGCTCGATGATGTCCGTGACCCGGGCAACCTCGGGACCATCATCCGTATTGCGGACTGGTATGGCATCAAAAAAATTATTGCCTCTCCCAATACTGCTGACTTCCACAACCCAAAAGTACTGAATGCCTCCATGGGTTCTTTCAGCAGGGTGAGTATACATTACACCGCCCTGCCGGAGTTTCTTGCCGCGCAGCAAGCCCCCATTTATGGCGCACTGCTTGAGGGAGACAATATCTACAATGAGCGCTTTGATCAGGGCGGATTTGTGATCATGGGTAACGAGTCTATTGGAATATCAGATGCCGTGAAACCATTCATCACACATCAAATTCATATCCCCAGAATTGGTGGGGCAGAATCACTGAATGTCGCTATTGCCACGGCGGTGATCTGCGACAACATCCGAAGACCCTAA
- a CDS encoding queuosine precursor transporter — protein MTTNLTKKKTSLFIFLCGIFITNAILAELIGVKIFSAEKALGVDPARIPLFEELMLDFNLTAGAILWPIVFITTDIINEYFGKAGVRKISFLTAGLIAYSFFVIYGVTQLPAADFWLEVNAQDAQGQAFNINYAFKTIFQQGLGIIVGSLVAFLIGQFLDVYIFQKLRRVTGSGKIWLRATGSTLVSQLIDSFVVLWIAFWVFGNWSYSLVLSVGIINYIYKFTVAIILTPVLYFAHYLIDQYLGKEYADELANEASKTSLFFGEQESLGSSDVVADHRRGNSDIQ, from the coding sequence ATGACCACCAACCTTACTAAAAAGAAAACCAGCCTGTTTATATTTTTATGCGGGATTTTCATCACCAATGCCATTCTTGCGGAGCTGATAGGGGTAAAGATTTTTTCCGCTGAAAAGGCGCTTGGTGTGGATCCGGCAAGGATTCCGCTTTTTGAAGAGCTGATGCTGGATTTTAACCTGACCGCTGGCGCAATTCTCTGGCCTATCGTTTTTATCACTACGGATATCATCAATGAATATTTTGGGAAAGCGGGGGTGCGGAAAATCAGCTTCCTGACCGCCGGGCTGATCGCCTATTCGTTTTTTGTGATTTATGGCGTTACGCAGCTGCCTGCCGCAGATTTTTGGCTTGAGGTCAATGCGCAGGATGCGCAGGGGCAGGCTTTCAATATCAATTATGCATTCAAAACCATCTTTCAGCAGGGGCTGGGGATTATTGTCGGTTCGCTGGTGGCTTTTTTGATCGGTCAATTTCTTGACGTTTATATTTTTCAGAAATTAAGACGAGTAACCGGCTCCGGTAAAATATGGCTCAGGGCCACCGGTTCCACCCTTGTTTCTCAGCTGATAGATTCCTTTGTGGTGCTCTGGATTGCCTTTTGGGTGTTTGGTAACTGGTCGTACAGCCTTGTGCTATCGGTGGGGATCATTAATTACATCTATAAATTCACGGTAGCCATTATCCTGACGCCCGTTTTGTATTTTGCTCACTACCTCATCGACCAATACCTGGGCAAGGAATATGCAGATGAATTGGCCAATGAGGCAAGCAAAACCTCTTTGTTTTTTGGCGAGCAAGAATCTTTAGGGTCTTCGGATGTTGTCGCAGATCACCGCCGTGGCAATAGCGACATTCAGTGA
- a CDS encoding ribonuclease Z, which produces MAFKVLVLGSNAAAPALNKFNTSQLITIDNHHLLIDCGEGAQLQLIKYRAKLAKISHIFISHMHGDHYFGLIGLLSTMHLFKKKGELHLYGPPELAEVITVQLKASMTFLNYRLVFHVTNGEVAETILETSKFSVTSIPLAHQIHCTGFLIKEQPHQRRINKAKMPYDLSLENIGDLKSGRDTVYKNRILSNQEYTLPPQPSFSYAYCSDTLFTKSFIEQIKGVDLLYHEATFMHDMEARAKVTHHSTTKQAATIAKMANVKQLMIGHFSIRYNELDPLLEEAREVFEQTILGVEGTKVYLRK; this is translated from the coding sequence TTGGCATTTAAAGTTTTAGTTCTTGGGTCCAATGCTGCGGCGCCAGCACTGAATAAATTTAACACATCCCAGCTTATCACCATCGATAATCATCACCTTTTGATTGATTGTGGAGAAGGTGCGCAGTTGCAACTGATCAAGTACCGGGCAAAACTGGCCAAGATCTCCCATATTTTCATCTCTCACATGCATGGGGATCATTACTTTGGCCTGATAGGCCTGCTTTCCACCATGCATCTGTTCAAGAAGAAAGGGGAACTGCACCTTTACGGGCCTCCGGAGCTGGCCGAGGTGATTACCGTACAGCTGAAGGCCTCCATGACATTTCTGAATTATCGCCTGGTGTTTCATGTGACCAATGGCGAGGTGGCAGAAACCATCCTTGAGACGAGCAAATTTTCGGTAACCTCTATTCCTTTAGCGCATCAGATTCACTGCACAGGGTTTCTGATCAAGGAACAACCCCATCAGCGGAGAATCAATAAAGCCAAGATGCCTTACGATTTGAGTTTGGAAAATATTGGTGACCTGAAAAGCGGCAGGGATACGGTATATAAAAACAGGATTCTGAGCAATCAGGAATACACCTTGCCTCCTCAGCCGTCATTTTCCTATGCCTATTGCTCAGATACGCTGTTTACAAAATCATTTATTGAGCAAATCAAAGGGGTCGATTTATTGTATCATGAAGCCACTTTTATGCATGATATGGAAGCCCGAGCGAAAGTAACGCATCATTCCACCACCAAACAGGCTGCGACTATCGCAAAAATGGCCAATGTGAAGCAGCTCATGATCGGCCACTTTTCTATTCGATATAATGAGCTCGATCCTCTTTTGGAAGAGGCCAGGGAAGTATTTGAACAGACAATTCTGGGAGTAGAAGGAACGAAAGTTTACCTTAGAAAGTAA
- a CDS encoding STAS domain-containing protein has product MKYSINKEEKYSLLHLNEEKIDSTLSPIVKTEVITLHAEGVTNIILDLADVKYIDSSGLSALLVGNRLFKDEGGKFILANINEHVSKLIKISQLDSVLEIKDSTQDAIDAVFFNEIERDVN; this is encoded by the coding sequence ATGAAATATTCCATTAACAAAGAAGAAAAATATTCTCTTCTACATTTAAATGAAGAGAAAATCGATTCGACCCTTTCTCCAATCGTAAAAACCGAAGTGATCACCCTGCATGCTGAAGGGGTAACCAATATTATTTTGGACCTTGCCGATGTCAAGTACATCGACTCATCAGGATTGAGTGCTTTATTAGTAGGTAATCGCTTGTTTAAAGACGAAGGAGGCAAGTTTATTCTGGCCAATATTAATGAGCACGTCAGCAAATTGATCAAAATTTCGCAATTGGATTCTGTCCTTGAAATCAAAGATTCTACACAGGATGCTATTGATGCTGTTTTTTTCAATGAGATTGAACGCGACGTCAATTGA
- a CDS encoding phosphoribosylaminoimidazolesuccinocarboxamide synthase, translating to MAVAIKETNFNFEGQTDFYRGKVRDVYYFGKKLAIVASDRISAFDVILPEAIPYKGQVLNQIASKFLEATQDIVPNWLEAVPDPSVSFGVGCKTYPVEMVVRGYLAGHAWREYREGKRILCGVALPEGLKENDRLPHPIITPTTKAYEGHDEDISREEILKQGIVAEEEYVQLEQYALALFERGTEMAKERGLILVDTKYEFGKQGEKIYLIDEVHTPDSSRYFYAEGYQERQDKGEKQKQLSKEFVRQWLIENGFQGKEGQQVPAMTEEVIQGISERYIELFEQVTGEKFQKSDMNDVIARIEKNISAHLETLK from the coding sequence ATGGCAGTAGCAATTAAAGAAACAAACTTCAATTTTGAAGGACAGACGGACTTTTACAGAGGAAAAGTGCGTGATGTGTATTACTTCGGGAAAAAGCTTGCAATTGTAGCATCAGACCGAATTTCAGCTTTCGATGTGATCTTACCGGAGGCAATTCCTTATAAAGGACAGGTGCTCAACCAAATTGCGTCGAAGTTTTTGGAAGCAACCCAAGACATCGTCCCTAACTGGCTCGAAGCCGTTCCGGACCCAAGTGTTTCCTTTGGTGTGGGCTGTAAAACCTACCCTGTGGAAATGGTCGTTCGTGGTTACCTTGCCGGACATGCCTGGCGCGAGTACCGCGAAGGAAAACGCATCCTTTGTGGTGTTGCATTACCTGAAGGGCTTAAAGAGAATGATCGCCTACCGCACCCCATCATCACACCGACAACGAAGGCTTATGAGGGCCACGATGAAGATATTTCCCGTGAAGAAATTCTGAAGCAGGGCATTGTCGCGGAAGAGGAATATGTGCAACTCGAGCAATATGCCTTGGCGCTGTTTGAGAGAGGCACTGAAATGGCCAAAGAAAGAGGCTTGATCCTTGTCGATACCAAATACGAATTTGGTAAACAAGGTGAAAAAATCTACTTAATTGATGAAGTTCATACACCGGATTCTTCTCGCTATTTTTATGCTGAAGGTTACCAGGAACGTCAGGACAAGGGCGAGAAACAAAAACAGCTTTCCAAGGAGTTTGTGCGCCAATGGTTGATAGAAAATGGCTTTCAAGGGAAAGAGGGACAGCAGGTTCCTGCCATGACGGAAGAGGTTATTCAGGGGATTTCTGAAAGATATATTGAGCTTTTTGAACAGGTAACAGGAGAAAAGTTCCAAAAATCTGACATGAATGATGTAATTGCCCGTATAGAAAAGAATATTTCAGCACATCTTGAAACACTGAAATAA
- a CDS encoding toxin-antitoxin system YwqK family antitoxin produces the protein MNKRLIHLLFFSFIAAATFGQGRPALREVTIYHDQAQKQLKAHYFIIGSDSSMIEGVFKTFHPNGKISSEGIFEKGKREGTFKDYYPDGQLMREIPYHQGLKSGKVEVYNDQGVVIQQATFKADTLVGEVTSYYADGRIRNQTAMAGGAPDGQVNDFYDNGKIRKSVVYKNGKPNGLTITYYPNGHKSTEATFVNGYMNGSYKTFFESGQLQKSYEHLAGKKSGTFKEYYLSGQLKKSGTYKEGKVEGQVLAYYESGKLWQKNNFRNNEMHGDNYEYFPDGESVKRLIKITDKGRHRQELSYAENGVLIADKKWANDLAIGIWQFYYAQNGKLKESCPYNKDRINGMRIFYYPNGQLEQEAQYHFGHLTGIVKNYSPSGKLTTLANYARGKKNGKYFTYHRNGIVAWEGEYVGDQKVGEWKYHNRRGAVKNTENYKRGVLVEEQ, from the coding sequence ATGAATAAACGCTTAATCCATTTATTATTCTTCAGTTTTATTGCTGCCGCTACTTTTGGGCAGGGAAGACCCGCGCTGCGGGAAGTAACGATTTACCACGATCAGGCTCAAAAGCAACTCAAGGCTCACTATTTTATTATTGGCAGCGACAGCTCCATGATAGAAGGAGTGTTCAAAACTTTTCACCCCAATGGCAAAATATCCAGTGAGGGCATTTTTGAGAAAGGTAAACGAGAAGGGACTTTCAAGGATTATTATCCCGATGGGCAGCTGATGCGTGAGATTCCCTATCATCAGGGGCTGAAATCCGGAAAGGTGGAGGTTTATAATGATCAGGGAGTGGTGATTCAGCAGGCCACTTTTAAGGCCGATACGCTCGTTGGCGAGGTAACTTCCTACTATGCCGATGGACGAATCAGGAACCAGACAGCCATGGCGGGTGGAGCTCCTGATGGACAGGTGAACGATTTTTATGACAATGGGAAGATCAGGAAGTCGGTGGTTTATAAAAATGGCAAACCCAATGGCCTGACCATTACCTATTACCCCAATGGGCATAAATCTACCGAAGCGACTTTTGTGAATGGCTACATGAATGGCTCTTATAAAACCTTTTTTGAAAGCGGACAACTTCAAAAGAGTTACGAGCACCTTGCCGGGAAAAAATCAGGAACTTTTAAAGAGTACTACCTTTCTGGGCAACTGAAAAAATCAGGTACCTATAAAGAGGGCAAAGTAGAAGGGCAAGTGTTGGCCTATTATGAAAGCGGTAAGCTGTGGCAGAAAAACAATTTCCGAAACAATGAAATGCATGGCGATAATTATGAGTATTTCCCTGATGGTGAATCGGTGAAACGGCTCATAAAAATCACGGATAAGGGGCGCCACCGTCAGGAGTTGAGCTATGCTGAAAATGGCGTGTTGATCGCGGATAAAAAGTGGGCCAATGATCTGGCCATAGGTATCTGGCAATTTTATTATGCACAGAATGGCAAGTTGAAAGAAAGTTGCCCTTATAATAAAGACCGGATTAATGGGATGCGCATTTTTTATTATCCGAATGGACAGCTTGAGCAGGAGGCGCAATATCATTTTGGGCACCTGACGGGCATAGTAAAAAACTACAGCCCTTCCGGAAAATTAACAACCCTGGCCAACTATGCGCGGGGCAAAAAAAATGGCAAGTATTTCACCTACCACCGCAATGGAATTGTGGCCTGGGAAGGGGAGTATGTCGGCGATCAGAAGGTGGGTGAATGGAAATATCACAACCGAAGAGGTGCGGTGAAAAACACCGAAAACTACAAGCGAGGGGTGCTTGTGGAGGAACAATAG